The nucleotide sequence TCGACTATAGGATTTTCAAGTTCAATATCATTAAAACAAATGCTATTTACTAACTTAGTTTCACGCCGAAAGAACATATAAAATAAGTAAAATTATTTATAAATAGAGTGTAAGGTTCTATGTAATCGTCCAATTCTTTTAAAAGCTTCATCTCCTACTGCAGCTCTATTTGACCAATGGTAATGAAGCATATACTTATTATTAATTTTATGATAATCGATTCTAAAAATATGATTAGCACCTTGCCATGACCCAAAAGTAATTCCTCTAGCTCCTGGATTATTATAAAGAAACTGAAGCCTATACTTACCAACTGCATCTGGTAAGAACCTATATCCCCACCCATAATTTCTAGTCAAAAACCTTTCACCCCGGATATATGCAGCAGTGCTCAAGCTACCAAACCTTAAATACCAAGAGTAAGCAGAAACTCCTATGTCAGATAATGCTGGCAAAGCCGGTAATGCTTCACCAGCTAAAGCTAATCCAAATGAAGCACCATATGCAATAAATAAACGACTTTGGACAAAGTAGCTTGTAAGAATTTTTTGGTCTGTACTTAAGCCAGGAGTATAAGGCCCTGCACCAAACAATTGATCCAAGTTGTCTTGCCTAGCCTTTCTCTCAGAAAGTGCTAACGAATAATAAGTTCCTCTTGAATGATCTTTGTTCGTTATACCGGAAAGGGTTCTATATGCATTTGCGTCTTCATCCCAATGATAACTGTGAAACTCCCAAGTACCATCAAGAGCATTTCCTGTAGAATACGAAAAGCTTGTAACTTCCCCTTCATCATTCGTTTCAGTATCTGCGCTTGAAGGAATACTCACTTTATAGTTAATCCTATTCCCATCTCCATCTTCTCCAACGGCAGGAGTAGTAATCTCCTTCGTATCATCATCATCTGGCCCTTCAGATGAAGCCCCGCTTGGATCCCTGTAATAAATTGGATTATTATCAAATGCAGCATATGCTGATTGATACTCATGGAAAATCGGGTCAGTACTGATCCATCTTGCTATACGGGCGTCATATTGCCTTTCAAAGGTAGTATAGCTATTTCCAGCCCCCTTCACTTCATCATCTTTCTCCATCCCGTTGAAGCCATACCTATAGCTCGAACTGCTGTACGACCTGGTGGACATCAGTTTCCAGAGCCCTTCACCTCGTCATCCTTCTCCATCCCGTTGAAGCCGTACCTATAATCCTGACTGCTATAGTTCCTGCCCGGCATCATCATGCCGAAAGGATAATAATCGTTCAGGCTCTGAACCCTGGCATAGTAAACGTCGGCCTTCCCATCATTATTATCATCCACCCCTAGCGTCCAAGACCTAGTGGATATCAGTTTATTATCAGTCGATCTTTGTTTTACAAACCTTATCTACATTTATAAAACTTTCATCTCTTCTCAAAACCAAAGATTGTTTATTATCTATCTCAATTTGTTTAACGTTAAACTGCGAATTAAATATAGTTGGCTCTAAGGCTTTTAAATATGTATAGACGAAAATCGAATCCCCTTCATGTTTGATAAAAATCGGAAAGTCCCCTTTAAAAACATAGTCTCTTTCAAGATCATAGTCATTTTTATGATATAATCTATTTGTATCACCAGAAATAACAAATAACCTATTATTTCCGTTAATTCCCCAATATCCTACCTGCAAATATAGTGTATCTAAATTTTGAGAAACCAAAGTTTGTGAACAATATATAATGTCTCTTTTCCTCTGACAAAAGGAAAAGAGACAAAAAAATGCAACAACCAATAATGATCTAATCATCTTTTAAAGTACTTTTGCAAATTTGTATCAGTATCGTAATTTTCTATAGCA is from Cytophagaceae bacterium ABcell3 and encodes:
- a CDS encoding RHS repeat-associated core domain-containing protein, yielding MSTRSYSSSSYRYGFNGMEKDDEVKGAGNSYTTFERQYDARIARWISTDPIFHEYQSAYAAFDNNPIYYRDPSGASSEGPDDDDTKEITTPAVGEDGDGNRINYKVSIPSSADTETNDEGEVTSFSYSTGNALDGTWEFHSYHWDEDANAYRTLSGITNKDHSRGTYYSLALSERKARQDNLDQLFGAGPYTPGLSTDQKILTSYFVQSRLFIAYGASFGLALAGEALPALPALSDIGVSAYSWYLRFGSLSTAAYIRGERFLTRNYGWGYRFLPDAVGKYRLQFLYNNPGARGITFGSWQGANHIFRIDYHKINNKYMLHYHWSNRAAVGDEAFKRIGRLHRTLHSIYK